Proteins from one Dromiciops gliroides isolate mDroGli1 chromosome 6, mDroGli1.pri, whole genome shotgun sequence genomic window:
- the SCT gene encoding secretin codes for MARGVGALAVLAAFLIQGSSSLSVPQRTERHVDGAFTSELSRLRESAFVQSLVRSLVGLGPRTQRHSDGTFTSELSKIRGTAKVRRLIQPQVVKRSSVRIPEKATGRSLGRGNGPLAPSWKDSLCLKWLHLCLPQDGAVLRGRSIRSPCPLLCKVIPWPEAEPERKGALAWEGPQSQRNWQL; via the exons ATGGCCAGAGGAGTCGGGGCCCTCGCGGTCCTCGCTGCCTTCTTGATCCAAGGCTCCTCTTCGCTCTCGGTTCCGCAGAG GACTGAACGCCACGTGGACGGCGCCTTCACCAGCGAGCTGAGCCGCCTTAGGGAGAGTGCTTTCGTTCAGAGCCTGGTCCGCTCGCTGGTCGGCCTGGGGCCCAG GACCCAGAGACACTCGGATGGCACCTTCACCAGCGAGCTCAGTAAAATAAGAGGAACCGCCAAGGTGCGCCGGCTTATCCAGCCGCAGGTGGTTAAGCGCAG CTCAGTGAGAATCCCCGAAAAGGCCACTGGAAGGAGCTTAGGGAGGGGAAATGGGCCCCTGGCCCCCTCCTGGAAGGATTCACTTTGCCTGAAGTGGCTGCATCTGTGCCTCCCACAGGACGG AGCCGTGCTTCGAGGGAGATCCATCAGGAGTCCCTGTCCcttgctgtgcaaagtcattccTTGGCCAGAGGCTGAGCCTGAAAGGAAGGGAGCCTTGGCATGGGAGGGGCCTCAAAGCCAAAGAAATTGGCAGCTCTGA
- the DRD4 gene encoding D(4) dopamine receptor: MLGNCSFANGSQLLGNGRAGLGAPEPHVGALVGGVLLMAAVLAGNALVCVSVAAERALQTPTNFFIVSLAAADLLLALLVLPLFVYSEFQGGVWALSSAVCDALMTMDVMLCTASIFNLCAISVDRFIAVSVPLSYSRQQMGRRQLVLIGTVWGLSFAVASPVLFGLNAVPGRDPAVCQLESRNYIVYSSVCSFFLPCPLMLILYCAMFRRLRTWEEARRAKLRRSMCPGAARKFSRPPQPWPRRRFPGPEVEGPGPAGYWSHGPIQTVSYPPQPPPPPQPLPAALPAAGPPRKRAKITGRERKAMRVLPVVVGAFLVCWTPFFVVHVTRALCPACPMPRRLVSIVTWLGYVNSALNPVIYTIFNTEFRSFFRRVLRLLC; this comes from the exons ATGCTGGGGAACTGCAGCTTCGCGAATGGCAGCCAGCTTCTGGGCAACGGCAGAGCGGGCCTGGGGGCGCCCGAGCCGCATGTGGGCGCTCTGGTTGGGGGCGTCCTGCTCATGGCGGCCGTGCTGGCTGGCAATGCGCTCGTGTGCGTGAGCGTGGCGGCGGAGCGCGCCCTGCAGACCCCCACCAACTTCTTCATCGTGAGCCTGGCCGCAGCCGACCTGCTGTTGGCTCTTCTGGTACTTCCTCTCTTCGTGTACTCCGAG TTTCAGGGCGGCGTATGGGCTCTAAGCAGTGCTGTGTGTGACGCTCTCATGACTATGGACGTGATGCTCTGCACAGCCTCCATCTTCAACCTCTGCGCCATCAGCGTGGACAG GTTCATCGCGGTCTCTGTGCCGCTGAGCTACAGTCGGCAGCAGATGGGGAGGCGGCAGCTGGTGCTGATTGGCACAGTATGGGGGCTGTCCTTTGCAGTGGCCTCGCCAGTGCTGTTCGGCCTCAACGCTGTGCCTGGCCGGGACCCCGCCGTGTGCCAGCTGGAGAGTCGGAATTACATCGTCTATTCGTCGGTCTGCTCCTTCTTCCTGCCCTGCCCGCTCATGCTCATTCTCTACTGCGCTATGTTCCGACGCCTTCGGACCTGGGAAGAGGCGCGGAGGGCCAAACTCCGCCGGAGCATGTGCCCGGGGGCTGCCCGCAAGTTCAGCCGGCCACCGCAGCCTTGGCCTCGCCGGCGCTTTCCGGGGCCTGAAGTAGAGGGCCCAGGCCCCGCTGGTTACTGGTCCCATGGCCCCATCCAGACCGTGTCCTACCCGCCccagcccccgcccccgccccagccGCTACCAGCAGCGCTGCCCGCCGCTGGACCCCCAAGGAAACGAGCCAAGATTACTGGCCGGGAGCGGAAGGCCATGAGAGTGCTGCCCGTGGTTGTCG GTGCGTTTCTCGTGTGCTGGACGCCCTTCTTTGTGGTCCACGTGACTCGGGCGCTGTGCCCAGCCTGCCCCATGCCCCGGAGGCTGGTCAGCATCGTCACCTGGCTGGGCTACGTGAACAGCGCCCTGAACCCCGTCATCTACACTATTTTCAATACGGAGTTTAGGAGTTTCTTTCGCCGAGTGCTCAGGCTCCTTTGCTAG